The following are encoded together in the Meriones unguiculatus strain TT.TT164.6M chromosome 16, Bangor_MerUng_6.1, whole genome shotgun sequence genome:
- the LOC110543428 gene encoding H-2 class I histocompatibility antigen, Q10 alpha chain-like isoform X5: MGAMAPRALLLLLAAALSPMARTRAGSHSLRYFYTAVSRPGLGEPRFVEVGYVDDTEFVRFDSDAETPRMEPRAAWVEREGPEYWEEETQRAKSNEQIARGKLRTLLGYYNQSEGGSHTFQCMLGCHVGPDGRLLRGYHQQAYDGNDHIALNEDLRSWTAADKAALMTKRKLEEAGAAERERAYLEAECVEWLRRYLEHGKDTLLRTDPPKAHVTHHPRPQGDIILRCWALGFYPADISLIWQLDGEDLTQDMELVDTRPAGDGTFQKWAAVVVPPEKEQDYTCHVHHEGLPEPLTLRWEPPQPTVTIMAVIAVLVVLGAVVIIGAVVAVVRKRRRNTGRGRNYASAPGRNSTQCSDVSLSDCKA; this comes from the exons ATGGGGGCGATGGCGCCGCGCgcgctgctcctgctgctggcgGCCGCCCTGAGCCCGATGGCCCGGACCCGCGCGG GCTCACACTCGCTGCGGTATTTCTACACCGCCGTGTCCCGGCCCGGCCTCGGGGAGCCCCGGTTCGTGGAAGTCGGCTACGTGGACGACACGGAGTTCGTGCGCTTCGACAGCGACGCGGAGACGCCGAGGATGGAGCCGCGCGCGGCGTGGGTGGAGCGGGAGGGGCCGGAGTACTGGGAGGAGGAGACGCAGAGAGCCAAGAGCAATGAGCAGATTGCCCGAGGGAAGCTGAGGACCCTGCTCGGCTACTACAACCAGAGCGAGGGCG GCTCTCACACATTCCAGTGCATGCTTGGCTGTCACGTGGGACCCGACGGGCGCCTCCTCCGCGGGTACCATCAGCAGGCCTATGATGGAAATGATCACATCGCCCTCAATGAAGACCTGAGGTCCTGGACCGCAGCAGACAAGGCGGCGCTGATGACAAAGCGCAAGCTGGAGGAGGCTGGtgctgcagagagagaaagggcttaCCTGGAGGCCGAGTGCGTGGAGTGGCTCCGCAGATACCTGGAGCACGGGAAGGACACGCTGCTGCGCACAG ATCCCCCAAAGGCACATGTGACCCATCACCCCAGACCTCAAGGTGACATCATCCTGAGGTGCTGGGCCCTGGGCTTCTACCCTGCTGACATCTCCCTGATCTGGCAGTTGGATGGGGAGGACCTGACCCAGGACATGGAGCTGGTGGACACCAGGCCTGCAGGGGATGGAACCTTCCAGAAGTGGGCAGCTGTGGTGGTGCCTCCTGAGAAGGAGCAGGATTACACGTGCCATGTGCACCATGAGGGTCTGCCTGAGCCCCTCACCCTGAGATGGG AGCCTCCTCAGCCCACTGTCACCATCATGGCAGTCATTGCTGTTCTGGTTGTCCTTGGAGCTGTGGTCATCATTGGAGCTGTGGTGGCTgttgtgaggaagaggaggagaaacacAG gaagaggaaggaactaTGCTTCAGCTCCAG GGAGGAACAGCACCCAGTGTTCTGATGTGTCTCTCTCAGATTGTAAAG CATGA
- the LOC110543428 gene encoding H-2 class I histocompatibility antigen, D-D alpha chain-like isoform X6: MGAMAPRALLLLLAAALSPMARTRAGSHSLRYFYTAVSRPGLGEPRFVEVGYVDDTEFVRFDSDAETPRMEPRAAWVEREGPEYWEEETQRAKSNEQIARGKLRTLLGYYNQSEGGSHTFQCMLGCHVGPDGRLLRGYHQQAYDGNDHIALNEDLRSWTAADKAALMTKRKLEEAGAAERERAYLEAECVEWLRRYLEHGKDTLLRTDPPKAHVTHHPRPQGDIILRCWALGFYPADISLIWQLDGEDLTQDMELVDTRPAGDGTFQKWAAVVVPPEKEQDYTCHVHHEGLPEPLTLRWEPPQPTVTIMAVIAVLVVLGAVVIIGAVVAVVRKRRRNTGGKGGDYAPAPA, encoded by the exons ATGGGGGCGATGGCGCCGCGCgcgctgctcctgctgctggcgGCCGCCCTGAGCCCGATGGCCCGGACCCGCGCGG GCTCACACTCGCTGCGGTATTTCTACACCGCCGTGTCCCGGCCCGGCCTCGGGGAGCCCCGGTTCGTGGAAGTCGGCTACGTGGACGACACGGAGTTCGTGCGCTTCGACAGCGACGCGGAGACGCCGAGGATGGAGCCGCGCGCGGCGTGGGTGGAGCGGGAGGGGCCGGAGTACTGGGAGGAGGAGACGCAGAGAGCCAAGAGCAATGAGCAGATTGCCCGAGGGAAGCTGAGGACCCTGCTCGGCTACTACAACCAGAGCGAGGGCG GCTCTCACACATTCCAGTGCATGCTTGGCTGTCACGTGGGACCCGACGGGCGCCTCCTCCGCGGGTACCATCAGCAGGCCTATGATGGAAATGATCACATCGCCCTCAATGAAGACCTGAGGTCCTGGACCGCAGCAGACAAGGCGGCGCTGATGACAAAGCGCAAGCTGGAGGAGGCTGGtgctgcagagagagaaagggcttaCCTGGAGGCCGAGTGCGTGGAGTGGCTCCGCAGATACCTGGAGCACGGGAAGGACACGCTGCTGCGCACAG ATCCCCCAAAGGCACATGTGACCCATCACCCCAGACCTCAAGGTGACATCATCCTGAGGTGCTGGGCCCTGGGCTTCTACCCTGCTGACATCTCCCTGATCTGGCAGTTGGATGGGGAGGACCTGACCCAGGACATGGAGCTGGTGGACACCAGGCCTGCAGGGGATGGAACCTTCCAGAAGTGGGCAGCTGTGGTGGTGCCTCCTGAGAAGGAGCAGGATTACACGTGCCATGTGCACCATGAGGGTCTGCCTGAGCCCCTCACCCTGAGATGGG AGCCTCCTCAGCCCACTGTCACCATCATGGCAGTCATTGCTGTTCTGGTTGTCCTTGGAGCTGTGGTCATCATTGGAGCTGTGGTGGCTgttgtgaggaagaggaggagaaacacAG
- the LOC110543428 gene encoding H-2 class I histocompatibility antigen, Q10 alpha chain-like isoform X4 — protein sequence MGAMAPRALLLLLAAALSPMARTRAGSHSLRYFYTAVSRPGLGEPRFVEVGYVDDTEFVRFDSDAETPRMEPRAAWVEREGPEYWEEETQRAKSNEQIARGKLRTLLGYYNQSEGGSHTFQCMLGCHVGPDGRLLRGYHQQAYDGNDHIALNEDLRSWTAADKAALMTKRKLEEAGAAERERAYLEAECVEWLRRYLEHGKDTLLRTDPPKAHVTHHPRPQGDIILRCWALGFYPADISLIWQLDGEDLTQDMELVDTRPAGDGTFQKWAAVVVPPEKEQDYTCHVHHEGLPEPLTLRWEPPQPTVTIMAVIAVLVVLGAVVIIGAVVAVVRKRRRNTGGRGRNYASAPGRNSTQCSDVSLSDCKA from the exons ATGGGGGCGATGGCGCCGCGCgcgctgctcctgctgctggcgGCCGCCCTGAGCCCGATGGCCCGGACCCGCGCGG GCTCACACTCGCTGCGGTATTTCTACACCGCCGTGTCCCGGCCCGGCCTCGGGGAGCCCCGGTTCGTGGAAGTCGGCTACGTGGACGACACGGAGTTCGTGCGCTTCGACAGCGACGCGGAGACGCCGAGGATGGAGCCGCGCGCGGCGTGGGTGGAGCGGGAGGGGCCGGAGTACTGGGAGGAGGAGACGCAGAGAGCCAAGAGCAATGAGCAGATTGCCCGAGGGAAGCTGAGGACCCTGCTCGGCTACTACAACCAGAGCGAGGGCG GCTCTCACACATTCCAGTGCATGCTTGGCTGTCACGTGGGACCCGACGGGCGCCTCCTCCGCGGGTACCATCAGCAGGCCTATGATGGAAATGATCACATCGCCCTCAATGAAGACCTGAGGTCCTGGACCGCAGCAGACAAGGCGGCGCTGATGACAAAGCGCAAGCTGGAGGAGGCTGGtgctgcagagagagaaagggcttaCCTGGAGGCCGAGTGCGTGGAGTGGCTCCGCAGATACCTGGAGCACGGGAAGGACACGCTGCTGCGCACAG ATCCCCCAAAGGCACATGTGACCCATCACCCCAGACCTCAAGGTGACATCATCCTGAGGTGCTGGGCCCTGGGCTTCTACCCTGCTGACATCTCCCTGATCTGGCAGTTGGATGGGGAGGACCTGACCCAGGACATGGAGCTGGTGGACACCAGGCCTGCAGGGGATGGAACCTTCCAGAAGTGGGCAGCTGTGGTGGTGCCTCCTGAGAAGGAGCAGGATTACACGTGCCATGTGCACCATGAGGGTCTGCCTGAGCCCCTCACCCTGAGATGGG AGCCTCCTCAGCCCACTGTCACCATCATGGCAGTCATTGCTGTTCTGGTTGTCCTTGGAGCTGTGGTCATCATTGGAGCTGTGGTGGCTgttgtgaggaagaggaggagaaacacAG gaggaagaggaaggaactaTGCTTCAGCTCCAG GGAGGAACAGCACCCAGTGTTCTGATGTGTCTCTCTCAGATTGTAAAG CATGA